Proteins found in one Geomonas subterranea genomic segment:
- the fdxB gene encoding ferredoxin III, nif-specific — translation MAFITGLTKSRKEWTPEFIVSIDDETCIGCGRCYKVCAHDVLSFEELDEDDSAKMFMKVENPGNCIGCGACGRTCSKKCFSFAPVEA, via the coding sequence ATGGCTTTTATTACCGGTTTGACCAAAAGCAGGAAAGAGTGGACCCCTGAATTCATCGTCTCCATCGACGACGAAACCTGCATCGGCTGTGGCCGCTGTTACAAGGTTTGCGCTCATGACGTGCTGAGCTTCGAAGAGCTGGACGAGGACGATTCGGCGAAGATGTTCATGAAAGTCGAGAATCCTGGCAACTGTATCGGATGCGGGGCCTGCGGCCGGACCTGCTCCAAGAAGTGCTTCAGCTTCGCGCCGGTAGAGGCGTAA